Proteins encoded in a region of the Phacochoerus africanus isolate WHEZ1 chromosome 8, ROS_Pafr_v1, whole genome shotgun sequence genome:
- the UROD gene encoding uroporphyrinogen decarboxylase gives MEASESGPQGFPELKNDTFLRAAWGEETDYTPVWCMRQAGRYLPEFRETRAAQDFFSTCRSPEVCCELTLQPLRRFPLDAAIIFSDILVVPQALGMEVTMVPGKGPSFPEPLREERDLERLRDPATVASELDYVFQAITLTRQRLAGRVPLIGFAGAPWTLMTYMVEGGGSNTMAQAKRWLYQRPQASHQLLRILTDALVPYLVGQVAAGAQALQLFESHAGHLGPQLFNKFALPYIRDVAKRVKAGLQEAGLAPVPMIIFAKDGHFALEELAQAGYEVVGLDWTVAPEKARDRVGKTVTLQGNLDPCALYASEEEIGQLVQQMLSDFGPQRYIANLGHGLYPDMDPERVGAFVDAVHRHSRLLRQN, from the exons ATGGAGGCGAGCGAGTCTGG TCCCCAGGGTTTTCCGGAGCTGAAGAATGACACCTTCCTGCGAGCAGCCTGGGGAGAAGAAACAGACTACACTCCGGTTTGGTGCATGCGGCAGGCAGGCCGCTACTTACCAG AGTTTAGGGAAACCAGGGCTGCCCAGGACTTTTTCAGCACCTGTCGATCTCCAGAGGTGTGCTGTGAACTGACGCTGCAG CCACTGCGTCGCTTCCCCCTGGATGCTGCCATCATCTTCTCCGACATCCTCGTTGTACCCCAG GCACTGGGCATGGAGGTGACTATGGTGCCTGGCAAAGGGCCCAGCTTCCCAGAGCCATTACGAGAAGAGCGAGACTTAGAGCGCCTCCGGGACCCAGCAACAGTGGCCTCTGAGCTGGACTATGTGTTCCAGGCCATCACCCTTACTCGGCAACGACTGGCTGGGCGAGTGCCACTGATTGGCTTTGCTGGTGCCCCG TGGACTCTGATGACATACATGGTTGAGGGTGGCGGCTCAAACACCATGGCTCAGGCCAAGCGCTGGCTTTACCAGAGGCCGCAGGCCAGTCACCAGCTGCTTCGCATCCTCACTGATGCTCTTGTCCCGTACCTGGTGGGACAGGTGGCTGCTGGTGCCCAG GCATTGCAGCTCTTTGAGTCCCATGCAGGGCATCTTGGCCCACAGCTCTTCAATAAATTTGCACTGCCCTACATCCGTGATGTGGCCAAGCGAGTGAAGGCCGGGCTGCAGGAGGCAGGCCTGGCACCAGTGCCCATG ATCATCTTTGCTAAGGATGGACATTTTGCCCTGGAGGAACTGGCCCAGGCTGGCTACGAGGTGGTTGGGCTTGACTGGACAGTGGCTCCAGAGAAAGCCCG GGACCGTGTGGGGAAGACAGTGACCCTACAGGGCAACCTGGACCCCTGTGCCCTGTATGCATCTGAG GAGGAGATTGGACAGCTGGTGCAGCAGATGCTCAGTGACTTTGGGCCACAGCGCTACATTGCCAACCTGGGCCACGGACTTTACCCTGACATGGACCCAGAGCGCGTGGGGGCCTTTGTGGACGCCGTGCACAGACACTCACGTCTGCTTCGACAGAACTGA